Below is a window of Fervidobacterium pennivorans DSM 9078 DNA.
ATAAGGGAAATAGAAAAAGAAAAACAATACGAAAGGTATTCAGAACTTGTTGGAAGGGTGGTTGTTGCTGAGGTCCTTAAGGTTACTCCTGAATGGTTGGACATAAGAATTGGAAAGCTTGAAACACACCTTCCAAAGAAAGAATGGATTCCAGGTGAAGAATTCGAACAATCCGATTTGATAAAAGTTTACGTAAGGGAAGTCAAAAAGGACAAAAAAGGTCCAAAAATTATAGTATCCCGAACAGACCCAGAGTTTGTGGTGGGACTTCTGAAACTTGAAGTCCCAGAAATTGAGCAGGGAATAGTAGAAATTGTCAAAGTTGTAAGAGAACCTGGGGTTAGGACAAAGGTAGCTGTTACCTCAAAGGATCCAAAAGTTGACCCTGTCGGTGCTTGTATAGGTCACGAAGGTTCAAGAATAGCAGCGGTGTTACGTGAAGTCAAAATGGAAAAAATAGATATTATAAAATGGTCAGATGACCCGAAGGAATTGATAGCTAATGCGCTCTTACCTGCTTCGGTTATTGATGTCGAAATTTTGGACTATGAGTCAAAGGCCTCAAGAGTTCTTGTCGCTCCAAATCAACTTTCGCTTGCGATAGGAAAAGCTGGACAAAACGCAAGATTAGCAGCGAAGTTAACAGGTTGGAAGATAGATATTAAACCTGTTATGAACGCGTAAACTCTGCAATTTTGTAGAATAAAGGGGCGATAACATGCATGTCGACAATCTAAAAAAAGAGCTAAGAGATAGGAAATATAGGATGACTCCACAACGAGAACAAGTTTTAAAAGTCTTCGTAGAAACCAATAGTGAACACTTGGGTGCTGAGGAGGTTTATAGATATCTTTTAAACAAAAAGCTCAATGTAAGCAAAGCAACAGTCTACAGGACTATAGATTTACTGGTCGAACTCGGTTTTCTGAGAAAGTTGCAATTCGGAGAAGGAGTATACAGATACGAACTTGTTGATAGGGAAGGAAAACATTCACATTTTATTTGCAATTCTTGTGGCAGAATATACGAACTAAAGGGGGAGCTTTCTCCCGATAAAGTAATGAGTATGTACGTGGAATTTTTGAAAAATAAAGGTTACATCGTGGAAGAAATTGACCTGAAGTTCAGGGGGTTATGCCCAAAATGCTCTAAGAAGTGAGCAGCTAAAGCCAAAAAATTAATCAAACTAAAAGCAGGAGTGTCTTTCAAGATAGCTCCTGCTTTTGTTTTTTTGATTCAAATACAAAGCCTATATAAATGATAAAGGACGTGGCAAATGCAAAAGTGATTACTGGATGTTGGGGTATCAATGGCAATTTAGCAAACATGATAGCTACCGTCTCGATGAACCAGGAAAAAGGTTTTAACGCATAAAGCAAAAGCGAACTGAGGTAATACAATTTAAGTGTGAAGAGAAGATAACTAACCGTTAGTCCAAACAATAGGACCTGGACTGGTATTGAAACTAAGATAGTAGCTATTATGGAAAAAGGATTCACCGGATTTATCATCGAAACATACGGAGCACTTCCGAGAAACCCTCCAATGTTTGACAAGAGATTATTTTCAGAAATTAAAACGCCAATAGTCGCAAAAAAGGTCATATAAAAAGATAACGAAAGCACAATTTCCGGATTCGCCAACACCATGCCCGTCCCGACAAGTGAAACGATGTTTACGGTATTTATCCTGTAATCAAGAGACCTTAGTAATCCTGCAACATACAGCATTATCAATGCGCGCAATGAGGGTAACCCCAACCCTGATCCAATCACAAAAACCGTAGGCAAAAACAGAGAAAGAACTATCCTCAACCATTTTCTGTAAGTCAAAACTCCTACAACATATGAGGTGAATAAATAAAGCAAAGATACGTGCATACCTGAAACGCAGAATATATGAAATAATCCACTTTTGATAAAATTCTCATCTCTTGAAGAATTTCCGAATAAGTTTTGATAAAAAGGATCAACGTAAGTTGTAAATTTTCTGAACTTTACAAAATGAGCAAAAACCAAGCTGGTGAAAGATTCGTAATTGGTTGCTGTTGCATAATAATCAGTCTTAGCATAATATATTGGATAGGAACTTCTCTTTCTTAACTCACCGACAAAGTATACTATTGTGCCGAGAGGTTCTTCCTTATATACAAGAACATCAACACCAAGTTTACACCACCTTTCGCCATCAAAAAATGACAACTGAAG
It encodes the following:
- the nusA gene encoding transcription termination factor NusA, producing MNSPMLLEALRELEKEKGISIDESISILEKAIMSAYKNKTGERNVEIVINRLSGEIEAYQLLEVVEKVENENLQISLEEALKIKPDAVVGDIIKKKMNIKKLGRFAVQVAKQVLIQKIREIEKEKQYERYSELVGRVVVAEVLKVTPEWLDIRIGKLETHLPKKEWIPGEEFEQSDLIKVYVREVKKDKKGPKIIVSRTDPEFVVGLLKLEVPEIEQGIVEIVKVVREPGVRTKVAVTSKDPKVDPVGACIGHEGSRIAAVLREVKMEKIDIIKWSDDPKELIANALLPASVIDVEILDYESKASRVLVAPNQLSLAIGKAGQNARLAAKLTGWKIDIKPVMNA
- a CDS encoding Fur family transcriptional regulator — translated: MHVDNLKKELRDRKYRMTPQREQVLKVFVETNSEHLGAEEVYRYLLNKKLNVSKATVYRTIDLLVELGFLRKLQFGEGVYRYELVDREGKHSHFICNSCGRIYELKGELSPDKVMSMYVEFLKNKGYIVEEIDLKFRGLCPKCSKK
- a CDS encoding ComEC/Rec2 family competence protein, with the protein product MGEKPKNYLASFTSFYYFGGAIIGALVGTRLKFPLFFLVFPVVLALFKRPKLGLFVLVLMLSNIMFVNNLEFPRKNIEFVGTVKMVQNGSSILQLSFFDGERWCKLGVDVLVYKEEPLGTIVYFVGELRKRSSYPIYYAKTDYYATATNYESFTSLVFAHFVKFRKFTTYVDPFYQNLFGNSSRDENFIKSGLFHIFCVSGMHVSLLYLFTSYVVGVLTYRKWLRIVLSLFLPTVFVIGSGLGLPSLRALIMLYVAGLLRSLDYRINTVNIVSLVGTGMVLANPEIVLSLSFYMTFFATIGVLISENNLLSNIGGFLGSAPYVSMINPVNPFSIIATILVSIPVQVLLFGLTVSYLLFTLKLYYLSSLLLYALKPFSWFIETVAIMFAKLPLIPQHPVITFAFATSFIIYIGFVFESKKQKQELS